Proteins encoded together in one Chryseobacterium sp. G0201 window:
- a CDS encoding response regulator → MEKTRLLIIEDNDDIRESTSEILQLANYEVFQASNGKQGVDLAIKHIPDVILCDIMMPELDGYGVLHLLSKREDTALIPFIFVTAKTDRVEVRKGIEMGADDYLTKPFDDIELLSAIESRLKKKERQKSLYSNILTQMTNLFQGSHGLDELKKAFDERKVKSFKKKQIIYYEGDAANAVYLIISGSVKTTKMTEDGKELMTGVYSPEEYFGLTSLFAGKEYKETAKVLEDATLCSVPGEVIDQLLYKYPDVAEKFIKILAQNVITHEEQLLQLAYFSVRKRMAEVLLKLHTKHPHTENFEISRENLASMAGMAIETVSRILSDFKQENLIDRSAGKITILDVLRLQKLKN, encoded by the coding sequence ATGGAAAAAACACGCCTCTTGATTATCGAAGATAATGATGATATCCGCGAAAGTACTTCAGAGATTCTTCAGCTTGCCAATTATGAAGTATTTCAGGCTTCTAATGGCAAACAGGGAGTAGATCTGGCCATTAAACATATCCCGGATGTGATATTATGTGATATTATGATGCCGGAGCTTGACGGGTATGGGGTTTTACATCTTTTAAGCAAGAGAGAGGATACTGCACTTATTCCTTTTATTTTTGTAACGGCAAAAACCGATCGGGTAGAAGTCCGAAAAGGAATAGAAATGGGTGCTGATGACTATCTTACCAAACCTTTTGATGACATAGAACTCCTCAGTGCTATTGAAAGCCGATTGAAAAAGAAAGAACGTCAGAAAAGCCTTTACAGCAATATTCTTACTCAAATGACAAATTTATTTCAGGGTTCACACGGACTTGATGAACTAAAGAAAGCTTTTGATGAACGAAAAGTGAAGTCCTTTAAAAAGAAGCAGATTATATACTATGAGGGTGATGCAGCAAATGCTGTCTATTTAATTATATCCGGTTCAGTGAAAACAACAAAAATGACGGAAGATGGGAAAGAACTCATGACAGGAGTCTATAGTCCGGAAGAATATTTTGGACTCACTTCATTATTTGCAGGAAAAGAATATAAAGAGACGGCTAAGGTATTGGAGGATGCTACACTTTGTTCGGTTCCCGGAGAAGTAATTGACCAATTACTGTATAAATATCCTGATGTAGCGGAGAAATTTATTAAAATTCTTGCACAAAATGTTATTACCCATGAAGAGCAGCTATTGCAGCTTGCGTATTTTTCTGTGAGAAAAAGAATGGCAGAAGTTTTACTTAAACTTCATACAAAACATCCTCACACTGAAAATTTTGAAATTTCAAGAGAAAATCTCGCTTCTATGGCTGGAATGGCTATCGAAACAGTAAGCAGAATTCTCAGTGATTTTAAACAAGAAAATTTAATAGATAGAAGTGCCGGGAAGATTACCATACTTGATGTTTTAAGACTTCAAAAGCTTAAAAACTAA
- a CDS encoding PAS domain-containing sensor histidine kinase: MENTKLLHAIIETAIDGIITIDNRGRIESLNPSALKIFGYKEEELVDKNISVLMPEPDKGRHDGYLIHYQDTGEKKIIGKGREVRGLRKDGTQFPFRLAVSEVQYQDRVIYTGFIHDLSKEKEAEESLKKYAGELEELVENRTKSLKKILHELEKAKEEASMALEKEKQLNRMKSRFVSMASHEFRTPLSSMQLSAVLIEKYLQTSDNIQILKHLHKIKNAIASLNSILNDFLSLEKLDTGIVKPQYDSFDIVKFSEELTEEMQLITKEDQIIIYQHTGSESEINLDQNLLRNCLMNLISNAIKYSGEHTLIEFSTEINKDQYMFSVKDNGIGIPEEDQSGLFQPFFRAHNIGNIPGTGLGLNIVQRYVNLMDGRILFESKSGKGTEFTLSFQKKSVNNTPI, translated from the coding sequence ATGGAAAATACTAAACTTTTGCATGCTATTATAGAAACAGCGATTGATGGTATTATAACCATTGATAACAGAGGCAGAATAGAAAGTCTGAATCCCTCTGCGCTAAAAATATTTGGGTATAAAGAAGAAGAGTTAGTAGATAAAAATATTTCAGTACTGATGCCGGAACCCGATAAAGGCAGGCATGATGGTTACCTTATTCATTATCAGGATACTGGAGAAAAGAAAATCATTGGAAAAGGAAGGGAAGTTAGGGGCTTGAGAAAAGATGGTACACAATTTCCTTTCAGGCTTGCTGTAAGCGAAGTGCAATATCAGGATAGGGTGATCTATACAGGTTTTATACACGATCTTTCTAAAGAAAAAGAAGCGGAAGAATCTCTTAAAAAATACGCCGGCGAGCTGGAAGAATTGGTAGAGAATAGAACAAAATCCCTAAAAAAAATACTTCATGAATTGGAAAAAGCAAAAGAAGAGGCTAGTATGGCCTTGGAAAAAGAGAAACAACTCAATCGGATGAAAAGCCGTTTTGTTTCAATGGCATCGCACGAATTTCGTACTCCTTTAAGTTCTATGCAGCTTTCTGCCGTACTTATTGAAAAATATCTTCAAACTTCAGACAATATCCAAATATTAAAACATCTTCATAAGATAAAAAATGCAATTGCCAGTTTGAATTCCATTCTCAATGATTTTCTTTCCTTAGAAAAATTGGATACAGGGATTGTAAAACCTCAATATGACTCATTTGATATTGTTAAATTTTCAGAAGAACTTACGGAAGAAATGCAACTCATAACCAAAGAGGACCAAATTATTATTTATCAGCATACAGGATCAGAGAGTGAAATAAATTTGGATCAAAATTTATTAAGGAATTGTTTAATGAATTTAATAAGCAATGCTATAAAATATTCAGGAGAACATACGTTGATTGAATTCTCTACAGAAATAAATAAAGATCAATATATGTTTTCAGTAAAAGATAATGGAATAGGAATACCTGAAGAAGATCAATCCGGTCTTTTTCAGCCATTTTTTAGAGCGCATAATATAGGAAATATTCCCGGAACTGGGTTAGGGCTCAATATTGTGCAGCGGTATGTAAATCTTATGGATGGTAGGATCCTTTTTGAAAGTAAATCAGGTAAAGGTACCGAGTTTACCTTATCATTTCAGAAAAAGTCAGTTAATAATACTCCAATTTAG
- a CDS encoding universal stress protein, with protein MRTIVVPIDYSKPAKNAALYALHLANELKCNINLCHAFALPVDSPMLGQTAWALYEYPALQDENSKEMKKLVKVLEDKEKTLWGDEAFPYHPSIYYSCEGGDAVQLINNTADNNKTLLIVMGMQGDGMLARFIFGSNSLKMIENTQHPLLLIPQNHKYKGIKKIAFATDLNKKDIKIAQSLIMFAQYFDAELLITHIIQSNNDVIQDTSYEHKKEVFLKALDGKVCYNCIYSENIDYGLDILKNKEIDILAMGHDHRSFLERFTKSSHAARQAVELEIPLLIIPEIDQLFF; from the coding sequence ATGAGAACGATTGTAGTACCTATAGACTATTCAAAGCCCGCAAAAAATGCTGCATTGTATGCACTTCATCTGGCTAATGAGCTAAAATGTAATATTAATTTGTGCCATGCCTTTGCACTGCCGGTTGATAGTCCTATGCTTGGACAGACTGCGTGGGCCTTATATGAATATCCGGCTTTACAGGATGAAAACAGTAAGGAGATGAAAAAATTGGTAAAAGTACTTGAAGATAAAGAGAAAACTTTATGGGGAGATGAGGCTTTTCCTTATCATCCGTCTATATATTACTCTTGCGAGGGAGGTGATGCTGTGCAGTTAATAAATAATACAGCAGACAATAATAAAACATTGCTTATTGTAATGGGGATGCAGGGAGATGGGATGCTTGCCCGGTTTATTTTTGGAAGCAACAGTCTTAAAATGATTGAAAATACACAACATCCGCTCCTTCTAATTCCTCAAAACCATAAATATAAGGGAATAAAAAAGATCGCTTTTGCAACAGATCTGAATAAAAAAGATATAAAAATAGCTCAATCATTGATTATGTTTGCCCAATACTTTGATGCCGAACTTTTAATTACTCACATTATTCAGAGCAATAATGATGTGATTCAGGATACTTCTTATGAACATAAAAAAGAAGTCTTTTTAAAGGCTCTTGATGGTAAAGTTTGTTATAACTGTATTTACAGCGAAAATATAGATTACGGTTTAGATATCCTGAAAAATAAAGAGATTGATATTTTGGCAATGGGACATGACCACAGGAGTTTTCTCGAAAGATTTACTAAAAGCAGTCATGCTGCAAGACAGGCTGTTGAGTTAGAAATTCCACTATTAATCATTCCGGAAATTGATCAGCTGTTTTTTTAA
- a CDS encoding L,D-transpeptidase family protein, translated as MKAFLTFTIILCCAIITRAQDLKMTNEIASSLKDSVTLSKLHYPKSIIQFYTKNDYEYAWINDKQKSDQPELAMLLLTYSYRFGLTLSDYHWEAISLQKLRKLRDTPVGINQKELAVFDILMTDALITFINNLHFGKYNPSYNSAYIDTKDINGFRSEEVLLFAKQQTDFLKVILEVQPKIKAYTDLQNYLNGLYEENDCLAPQPEIEKIVINMERLRWINTRDQAYILVNIPSYTLEFHQKDSVFDFKVIIGKPTTKTPVLESSVTYFTTAPDWRVPQSIFIKEMLPKILKNSRYLEDHHYSVYNKQGNEVEITSSKLKEIRQNPHRYSVRQSSGCDNALGAVVFRFDNSYGVYLHDTSQKQLFKKDDRALSHGCIRVENAKELASLILKYDHSEHKIPVLENAMAEYQRKDFVLKQPVPIIITYLTCLIKDGKPVLYKDIYHFDDSLENKFNQDK; from the coding sequence ATGAAAGCTTTTTTGACCTTCACAATTATTCTTTGCTGTGCAATTATCACCCGGGCTCAGGATTTGAAAATGACTAATGAGATTGCTTCTTCACTTAAAGATAGCGTTACTCTCTCTAAGCTGCATTACCCAAAATCAATCATTCAGTTTTATACCAAAAATGACTATGAATATGCTTGGATAAATGATAAACAGAAGTCAGATCAACCTGAACTAGCAATGTTGTTACTGACGTATTCCTACCGATTCGGACTCACTTTATCTGATTATCATTGGGAAGCAATTTCTCTTCAGAAATTAAGAAAATTGAGAGATACTCCTGTAGGAATAAATCAAAAAGAGTTAGCTGTGTTCGATATTCTGATGACAGATGCCTTAATAACGTTTATTAATAATCTGCATTTTGGAAAATACAATCCTTCATACAACTCGGCATATATTGATACTAAGGATATTAATGGATTTCGCTCAGAGGAAGTATTACTATTTGCAAAACAGCAGACAGATTTTCTTAAGGTGATCCTTGAAGTTCAGCCTAAGATTAAAGCTTATACAGACCTTCAAAATTATTTAAATGGACTCTATGAAGAAAACGATTGCTTGGCTCCTCAACCTGAAATTGAAAAGATTGTTATCAATATGGAACGCCTGCGATGGATCAATACAAGAGATCAAGCGTATATATTAGTCAATATTCCTTCCTATACATTAGAATTTCACCAGAAAGACAGTGTATTTGATTTCAAAGTAATTATAGGAAAACCTACTACCAAAACTCCGGTCCTGGAAAGCAGTGTTACTTATTTTACAACAGCCCCTGACTGGAGAGTTCCCCAAAGTATATTTATAAAAGAAATGCTTCCAAAAATTTTAAAAAACAGCAGGTATCTGGAAGATCATCATTATTCAGTTTACAATAAACAAGGTAATGAAGTTGAAATAACTTCGTCAAAACTAAAAGAGATCCGCCAAAATCCTCACAGATATAGTGTAAGACAATCGTCCGGATGTGATAATGCACTGGGAGCAGTGGTTTTTAGATTTGATAACTCTTATGGAGTATATCTTCATGATACTTCTCAGAAACAATTGTTTAAAAAAGATGATAGAGCTTTGAGTCACGGGTGCATTCGTGTTGAAAATGCCAAAGAGCTCGCATCTCTCATATTAAAATATGATCATTCGGAACATAAGATTCCTGTTTTAGAAAATGCAATGGCTGAGTACCAAAGAAAAGATTTTGTTTTAAAGCAACCGGTTCCCATCATTATTACTTATCTGACCTGCCTGATAAAAGATGGAAAACCTGTACTGTATAAAGACATTTACCATTTTGATGATTCACTCGAAAATAAATTTAACCAAGATAAATAA